One segment of Marvinbryantia formatexigens DSM 14469 DNA contains the following:
- the pth gene encoding aminoacyl-tRNA hydrolase encodes MYIIAGLGNPGRQYAHTRHNVGFDTIDVLAEKYNIKVEYEKGRALTGSGRIEGQSVLLVKPLTFMNLSGESIRALADFYKIDGTSQLIVIYDDISLPPGQLRIREKGSAGGHNGIKSIISHLGGQEFLRIKVGVGEKPAGWDLADYVLSRFSQEERQKVEEALKRAADAAVCLMTDGVEAAMNEYNRKVSE; translated from the coding sequence ATGTATATTATCGCAGGACTTGGCAATCCGGGCAGACAGTATGCCCACACCCGGCACAACGTGGGATTTGATACCATAGATGTGCTTGCAGAGAAATATAATATAAAAGTAGAATATGAAAAGGGCAGGGCGCTGACCGGCAGCGGCAGAATCGAAGGACAGAGCGTGCTGCTGGTAAAGCCGCTCACCTTTATGAACCTGAGCGGGGAGAGCATCCGGGCGCTGGCGGACTTTTATAAAATTGACGGGACATCGCAGCTTATTGTAATCTACGATGATATCAGTCTGCCGCCGGGGCAGCTTCGCATCCGCGAGAAGGGAAGCGCAGGCGGGCATAACGGCATAAAAAGCATTATCTCCCACCTGGGCGGACAGGAGTTTCTGCGCATTAAGGTGGGCGTCGGGGAAAAGCCAGCCGGATGGGATCTTGCGGATTACGTGCTCAGCCGTTTTTCGCAGGAGGAGCGTCAGAAGGTGGAGGAAGCGCTGAAGCGCGCCGCCGATGCCGCCGTGTGTCTGATGACGGACGGCGTGGAAGCGGCAATGAATGAATATAACAGGAAGGTATCAGAATGA
- the mfd gene encoding transcription-repair coupling factor, translated as MKAFTAPLKNLEEFEQLCSGLKKNRGILQVSGCIEAQKSHLMYSVGEPYKKKLIITYSELRAKEIYENYRFFDSKVLLYPARDLMFYSADIRSHQIGQQRMAVLQALLEEEQVTVITTLPGCMEHVLPLSCIRDHVLEFAQDSELNPEKLSGQLIEMGYEKTVQVDAPGQFAVRGGIVDIFPLTEENPVRIELWGDEIDSIRSFDAESQRSIENLETVRIYPAGEAVISDVQAAKAAERIKKESKKQEKIFRDAMKTEEAHRVRETAQEVCERLLELKERTGLEAFTPYLYEETVSFLDYFGTDALIMLDEPNRIAEEGRAVQEEFSENMKSRLEKGYILPGQTGILYGQQQIIGELNRRNCLALCIMDLPRDEWNVTGRYSMTVRSISSYNSSFEQLVKDLKRWKKEGYRVALLCASRTRAMRLAEDLREHELNSFFTEDMDREIQPGEILLARGNTHKGYEYPLIRFAVITESDIFGKEKKRRKKQRRYEGTRIASFAELNVGDYVVHESHGLGIYRGIEKIEVDHVMKDYMKIEYSGGSNLYVLATQSDVIQKYAGSEAKTPKLNRLGTQEWNKTRTRVRAAVQNIAKDLVALYSQRQNQKGFAYGPDTVWQREFEEMFEFEETDDQLAAIEATKRDMESTKIMDRLICGDVGFGKTEIAIRAAFKAVQEGKQVVYLVPTTILAQQHYNTFVQRMKDFPVRVDLLCRFRTPAEQKKTLVDLKKGLVDILIGTHRVLSKDVEYKDLGLLVIDEEQRFGVTHKEKIKQLKTNVDVLTLTATPIPRTLHMSLIGIRDMSVLEEPPMERTAIQTYVMEYNEEMVREAISRELARGGQVYYVYNRVNTIVEMTNKIAKLLPEANVAFAHGQMKERELERIMYDFINGDIDVLVSTTIIETGLDISNVNTMIIHDADTMGLSQLYQLRGRVGRSNRTAYAFLMYRRNKMLKEVAEKRLHAIREFTELGSGIKIAMRDLEIRGAGNLLGAEQHGHMEAVGYDLYCKMLNESVRELKGEADPTDTFETTIDLDIDAYIPEKYIRNEYQKLDIYKRIAAIENQEEYDDMLEELMDRFGEPPRAVQNLLAIAHLKAVAHRAYVTELTQKGDFIKFVMYEKTPADPRKIESCIAKHHGRMKFVMESSPYFLYTRGRVTKKNSTDVLALTRELLEDIGGCLAEKYASE; from the coding sequence ATGAAGGCATTTACTGCTCCGCTGAAAAATCTGGAGGAGTTTGAGCAGCTATGCTCCGGTCTTAAGAAAAACCGGGGGATTCTGCAGGTATCCGGCTGTATCGAGGCGCAGAAATCGCATCTGATGTACAGTGTTGGAGAGCCGTACAAAAAGAAGCTCATCATCACCTACAGCGAGCTGCGCGCAAAAGAAATCTATGAAAACTACCGGTTCTTCGACTCAAAGGTGCTGCTGTATCCGGCAAGGGACCTGATGTTTTACAGCGCGGACATCCGCAGCCATCAGATCGGACAGCAGCGCATGGCGGTTCTGCAGGCGCTTCTGGAGGAGGAGCAGGTGACCGTCATTACCACCCTGCCGGGGTGCATGGAGCATGTGCTGCCGCTTTCCTGCATCCGCGACCATGTGCTGGAATTTGCGCAGGACAGTGAGCTGAATCCGGAAAAGCTTTCGGGGCAGCTCATCGAGATGGGCTATGAAAAAACAGTGCAGGTGGACGCGCCGGGGCAGTTTGCCGTCCGCGGCGGAATTGTTGATATCTTTCCGCTGACGGAGGAAAATCCGGTCCGCATCGAGCTGTGGGGCGATGAGATTGATTCTATCCGCAGCTTTGACGCCGAAAGCCAGCGTTCCATTGAAAATCTGGAGACGGTGCGCATTTATCCGGCGGGTGAGGCGGTCATCAGCGACGTCCAGGCGGCAAAAGCGGCGGAGCGCATAAAAAAAGAGAGCAAAAAGCAGGAGAAAATCTTCCGTGACGCCATGAAAACGGAGGAAGCGCACCGTGTAAGAGAGACGGCGCAGGAGGTCTGCGAGCGTCTGCTGGAGCTGAAGGAGCGCACCGGGCTGGAAGCGTTTACTCCTTATTTATATGAAGAGACGGTATCTTTTCTGGACTATTTCGGCACGGACGCCCTGATTATGCTGGATGAACCGAACCGCATTGCCGAGGAAGGGCGCGCGGTGCAGGAGGAATTTTCAGAGAATATGAAAAGCCGCCTGGAAAAGGGCTATATTCTGCCGGGACAGACCGGGATTCTGTACGGGCAGCAGCAGATTATCGGAGAGCTGAACCGCAGAAACTGCCTGGCGCTCTGCATTATGGATCTGCCGCGCGATGAGTGGAACGTCACCGGCAGGTACAGCATGACCGTGCGCTCCATCAGCTCCTACAACAGCAGCTTTGAGCAGCTTGTAAAGGATCTGAAACGCTGGAAAAAGGAAGGCTACCGGGTAGCGCTGCTCTGCGCGTCGCGCACGCGCGCCATGCGTCTGGCGGAGGATTTGCGGGAACACGAACTGAACAGCTTCTTTACGGAGGATATGGACCGGGAGATTCAGCCGGGGGAGATTCTGCTTGCGCGGGGCAATACGCACAAGGGCTATGAATACCCGCTTATCCGCTTTGCGGTGATCACGGAGAGCGATATTTTTGGAAAAGAGAAGAAGCGGCGCAAAAAGCAGCGGCGCTATGAGGGTACCAGAATCGCCAGCTTCGCAGAGCTGAATGTCGGCGATTACGTGGTGCATGAAAGTCATGGTCTGGGTATTTACCGCGGCATCGAGAAGATAGAAGTGGACCATGTCATGAAGGACTACATGAAGATTGAGTACAGCGGCGGCAGCAATCTTTATGTGCTTGCGACACAGTCGGACGTCATCCAGAAATATGCCGGCTCTGAGGCAAAAACGCCGAAGCTGAACAGGCTGGGAACGCAGGAGTGGAACAAGACGCGCACCCGTGTGCGCGCGGCGGTGCAGAATATTGCAAAAGACCTGGTGGCGCTCTATTCCCAGCGTCAGAACCAGAAGGGCTTTGCCTACGGACCGGATACGGTCTGGCAGCGCGAATTTGAGGAAATGTTCGAATTTGAGGAGACGGACGACCAGCTTGCCGCGATTGAAGCAACCAAGCGCGACATGGAGAGCACAAAAATCATGGACCGTCTCATCTGCGGGGACGTGGGCTTCGGAAAGACGGAAATTGCCATCCGCGCCGCGTTCAAGGCAGTGCAGGAAGGCAAGCAGGTGGTGTACCTGGTGCCGACCACCATCCTTGCGCAGCAGCATTACAATACCTTTGTGCAGCGTATGAAGGACTTCCCGGTGCGGGTGGATTTGCTGTGCCGATTCCGCACGCCCGCGGAGCAGAAAAAAACGCTGGTTGATTTAAAAAAGGGACTTGTGGACATCCTGATCGGTACGCACCGCGTGCTTTCAAAGGATGTGGAATATAAGGACCTGGGGCTGCTTGTGATTGACGAGGAGCAGCGCTTCGGCGTCACGCATAAAGAAAAAATCAAGCAGCTAAAGACGAACGTGGATGTGCTCACGCTTACCGCGACGCCGATTCCGCGCACGCTGCATATGAGCCTGATCGGTATCCGCGATATGAGCGTGCTGGAGGAGCCGCCGATGGAGCGGACCGCCATCCAGACCTATGTGATGGAATATAATGAAGAAATGGTGCGCGAGGCAATCAGCCGCGAGCTGGCGCGGGGCGGGCAGGTTTACTATGTCTACAACCGTGTCAACACCATCGTGGAAATGACAAACAAGATCGCAAAGCTGCTGCCGGAGGCGAACGTGGCGTTCGCGCATGGGCAGATGAAGGAGCGCGAGCTGGAGCGCATCATGTACGATTTTATTAACGGAGATATTGATGTGCTGGTGTCCACCACCATTATCGAGACCGGTCTGGACATTTCCAACGTCAATACCATGATTATTCACGACGCCGACACGATGGGGCTTTCCCAGCTCTATCAGCTACGCGGGCGCGTGGGGCGTTCCAACCGGACGGCATATGCCTTTCTGATGTACCGCAGAAACAAGATGCTCAAAGAGGTGGCGGAAAAGCGTCTGCACGCTATCCGGGAATTTACCGAGCTGGGCAGCGGCATCAAAATCGCCATGCGCGACCTGGAAATCCGCGGGGCGGGCAACCTGCTCGGCGCAGAGCAGCACGGGCACATGGAGGCGGTCGGCTATGATCTTTACTGCAAGATGCTCAATGAATCCGTCCGCGAGCTGAAGGGAGAGGCGGACCCGACCGATACCTTTGAGACGACGATTGACCTTGACATTGACGCTTATATTCCGGAAAAATATATCCGCAACGAATATCAGAAGCTGGATATCTACAAGCGGATTGCGGCTATCGAAAACCAGGAGGAATACGACGATATGCTGGAGGAGCTGATGGACCGCTTCGGGGAGCCGCCCAGAGCCGTGCAGAACCTTCTGGCAATCGCGCATCTGAAGGCGGTCGCGCACAGAGCCTACGTGACGGAGCTGACGCAGAAGGGCGATTTTATCAAGTTTGTTATGTACGAAAAGACGCCGGCGGATCCGCGGAAGATAGAGAGCTGTATTGCAAAGCATCATGGCAGGATGAAATTTGTGATGGAGAGCAGCCCCTATTTTTTGTATACCAGAGGGCGCGTCACCAAAAAGAACAGCACCGACGTGCTTGCGCTTACACGGGAGCTTCTGGAGGATATCGGAGGATGCCTGGCAGAGAAATACGCGTCTGAATGA